From a single Sulfolobus sp. E5-1-F genomic region:
- a CDS encoding PaaI family thioesterase has protein sequence MLSEREVNEILTQEEIFNFIGIKFEKLERGYSRLKFNFDEKLTRIGGILHGGIIFTAVDYAGSYAVRTLENVKDGVTVELKINFLKPMKDGPFTVEAKVISEGKRLIVVDILAYDGNGNLCAKALGTWVVYRDTSSETQISS, from the coding sequence ATGCTTTCGGAAAGAGAAGTAAATGAAATACTTACACAAGAGGAAATTTTCAATTTTATAGGTATTAAATTTGAGAAACTTGAGAGAGGTTATTCTAGACTAAAATTCAACTTTGATGAAAAGTTGACTAGAATAGGTGGGATTTTACATGGTGGAATAATATTTACAGCAGTTGACTATGCGGGCAGTTACGCCGTGAGAACTCTGGAAAACGTAAAGGATGGGGTCACAGTGGAACTTAAAATAAACTTTTTGAAACCAATGAAGGATGGCCCATTTACAGTTGAGGCAAAGGTTATAAGCGAAGGGAAAAGACTAATAGTAGTTGACATATTAGCATATGATGGAAATGGTAACTTATGTGCTAAGGCTTTAGGAACGTGGGTCGTTTATAGGGATACTAGCTCTGAAACTCAAATATCCTCTTAG
- a CDS encoding HpcH/HpaI aldolase/citrate lyase family protein — MIRRSQLYVPAISEKMIRKSVELKADSIIFDLEDAVPPEDKERARELLIKLVKELDWDKRELCVRVNSLQLLDSYKDITTISREDKITCIVVPKAENDLSFLHKATGKHLIPLIETAKGLVKIEDIVRSEGVVAVSYGAADLSLSLGGDYNFYEKNEYVKTLIVSVARAYDVDAIDKVYFDLKNLDGFRRECEEAKKLGYVGKQVIHPSQIDIANEVFSPSKEEIEWAKRVIEAYEKAKAQGRGAIRLDDKLVDYVHYKIAKRIFEFQS; from the coding sequence ATGATAAGGAGATCTCAGTTATACGTCCCCGCAATTTCCGAAAAGATGATAAGGAAATCGGTTGAACTGAAAGCTGACTCAATAATTTTTGATCTTGAAGACGCAGTACCTCCAGAGGATAAGGAAAGAGCAAGAGAATTGTTAATTAAACTCGTAAAGGAATTGGATTGGGATAAGAGAGAATTATGCGTTAGAGTTAATTCCCTACAACTACTTGACTCATACAAGGATATTACGACAATTTCTAGGGAAGATAAGATCACATGCATTGTTGTGCCTAAGGCTGAAAATGACCTTTCATTTCTCCACAAGGCGACTGGGAAACACTTAATACCGTTAATAGAGACTGCGAAGGGTTTAGTTAAGATTGAGGATATAGTTAGGTCTGAAGGTGTTGTAGCTGTAAGTTATGGTGCAGCTGACCTTTCGTTATCCCTTGGTGGAGATTACAATTTCTATGAAAAGAACGAATACGTGAAGACTTTAATTGTTAGTGTCGCTAGGGCCTACGATGTTGATGCCATAGATAAAGTTTACTTCGATTTGAAGAACCTAGATGGTTTTAGAAGAGAATGTGAAGAAGCAAAGAAATTAGGATACGTGGGAAAGCAAGTTATTCATCCTTCTCAGATTGATATTGCTAATGAGGTATTTTCTCCGAGCAAGGAGGAAATCGAGTGGGCGAAAAGGGTTATAGAGGCTTATGAAAAAGCTAAAGCTCAGGGTAGAGGGGCTATAAGGTTAGACGATAAATTAGTCGATTACGTACACTATAAGATTGCTAAGAGGATATTTGAGTTTCAGAGCTAG
- a CDS encoding GntR family transcriptional regulator, which yields MSLSQIAYEKILEYIITGKYKPGSTLKEEELASLLKISRTPIREALVRLEKEGVIIKNGKSFTVIPLTESDILQLYEVRINLESLSAKLAAIRASQDEINKIINVLNEIKESVNADPLTLANLNGNLHRAIAEASHNKYIVDILDSIRLKLKIVRITLFTGFQRRDDELREHESIVIAIKNRSPDLAYDMMRMHEEKVLDYVKQNILPVLFR from the coding sequence ATGTCATTATCACAAATAGCTTACGAGAAAATTCTGGAATACATAATTACTGGCAAATATAAACCCGGGAGCACTCTGAAAGAAGAGGAGCTTGCGTCACTACTTAAGATTAGTAGAACACCAATTAGGGAAGCCCTTGTTAGGTTAGAAAAAGAGGGAGTAATAATAAAGAATGGTAAATCATTCACCGTAATACCGTTAACAGAAAGCGATATTCTTCAACTCTACGAAGTTAGAATAAACTTAGAGTCTCTGTCAGCTAAACTAGCTGCAATAAGAGCTAGCCAAGATGAAATTAACAAGATCATAAATGTTTTAAACGAGATAAAGGAGTCAGTAAACGCTGACCCATTAACCTTAGCAAATTTAAACGGTAACTTACATAGGGCAATAGCTGAGGCATCACATAATAAATACATTGTAGATATTTTGGATAGTATTAGATTGAAGCTAAAAATTGTTAGAATAACCTTGTTTACCGGCTTTCAGAGAAGGGATGACGAGCTTAGGGAACACGAGAGTATAGTAATAGCCATAAAGAACCGTAGTCCGGATTTGGCTTATGACATGATGAGAATGCATGAGGAGAAAGTTTTAGATTATGTAAAGCAAAATATATTGCCAGTGTTGTTTAGATAA
- a CDS encoding nucleotidyltransferase domain-containing protein yields the protein MFSSLKPLLVILFGSYARGDYTNKSDIDVLIVSDILPKDPKEAFASAFKLSRDKVIPTVMNTEVFLARLKEGSTFLLEVIEDGKILCGDANFIKQVLEIYKEVRKKFRREGKLWSWE from the coding sequence ATGTTTAGTAGTTTAAAACCTCTTTTAGTTATTTTGTTTGGTTCTTATGCTAGAGGGGATTATACTAATAAGAGTGACATTGATGTTCTAATTGTTTCTGACATCTTGCCAAAAGATCCCAAAGAGGCATTTGCGTCAGCCTTTAAACTTTCAAGAGATAAAGTCATCCCTACAGTTATGAATACGGAAGTGTTTCTGGCCCGTTTAAAAGAGGGAAGCACGTTTTTACTAGAAGTTATTGAAGATGGTAAAATACTATGTGGAGATGCGAATTTCATAAAACAAGTTCTAGAGATTTATAAAGAAGTAAGGAAAAAGTTTAGAAGGGAAGGAAAGCTTTGGTCGTGGGAGTGA
- a CDS encoding HEPN domain-containing protein translates to MVSRVKDWLRQAERNLISAEVNYANSLYEESCYESQQVAEKSVKGLLNFLHKEERGHSITLLLRSTYISVPDDIISCAQELDKHYIPSRYPDAYAEGAPADYYNKSDAERCISCAKKILSWVKSIVGFM, encoded by the coding sequence ATGGTTAGTAGAGTTAAGGACTGGTTAAGACAAGCAGAAAGGAATCTAATATCTGCTGAGGTTAACTACGCTAACTCACTTTATGAGGAATCTTGTTACGAATCTCAGCAGGTAGCTGAGAAATCAGTAAAGGGTCTTCTCAATTTTCTTCATAAGGAGGAAAGAGGACATTCAATTACGCTTTTGCTGAGATCTACATATATCTCAGTCCCAGATGATATTATCAGTTGCGCACAAGAACTTGATAAACATTATATTCCTTCTAGGTACCCTGATGCATATGCAGAGGGAGCTCCAGCTGATTACTATAACAAGAGTGATGCTGAAAGGTGTATTTCATGTGCTAAAAAAATTCTGTCATGGGTGAAGAGTATTGTTGGATTTATGTGA
- a CDS encoding DUF3782 domain-containing protein, with protein MLKEDIIKLLKEDTEFRKQVEEILGISFINITLADLKDILKGLLASMDKLRSSVDQLVDAQRRAEERISKLENAVEQLIEGQKKHDERIAKLEESTRKLEQAVQELIEGQKKHDERIAKLEESIQKLVDAQRRAEERISKLENAVEQLIEGQKKHDERIAKLEESTRKLEQAVQELIEAQKRSDERLSKLEEVTMKLVESQLAMQNEIRELRKALGSMGKRWGRDFEKLIIEIVDELAKQEGLDLKYVNKFTYKDDNGLFGLKGVEYDVDLLIKDTKVYLIEIKSYVEKDDVNWAAHKFNVVEKALGLKNTIKMIFAVDATNLAIKKGEELGIKVVYGSQSEEEEKGEVKVG; from the coding sequence ATGCTAAAGGAGGACATCATAAAACTACTAAAGGAGGATACAGAGTTCAGAAAACAAGTAGAGGAGATACTAGGCATTTCGTTTATAAACATAACTCTAGCTGATTTAAAGGATATATTGAAAGGATTATTAGCATCAATGGACAAACTAAGGAGTTCTGTAGATCAGCTTGTGGATGCTCAAAGAAGGGCGGAGGAAAGGATATCTAAACTTGAAAATGCGGTTGAGCAACTTATTGAGGGTCAGAAAAAACATGATGAAAGAATAGCGAAATTGGAGGAGAGTACGAGGAAGTTGGAGCAAGCTGTACAAGAACTTATTGAGGGTCAGAAAAAACATGATGAAAGAATAGCGAAATTGGAGGAATCAATACAAAAATTAGTGGATGCTCAAAGAAGGGCGGAGGAAAGGATATCTAAACTTGAAAATGCGGTTGAGCAACTTATTGAGGGTCAGAAAAAACATGATGAAAGAATAGCGAAATTGGAGGAGAGTACGAGGAAGTTGGAGCAAGCTGTACAAGAACTTATTGAGGCCCAAAAGAGAAGTGATGAAAGATTGAGTAAATTAGAGGAGGTAACTATGAAGTTAGTTGAATCCCAACTGGCTATGCAAAATGAGATTAGAGAATTAAGAAAAGCTTTGGGGAGTATGGGTAAGAGGTGGGGAAGAGATTTTGAAAAACTAATAATTGAAATAGTCGACGAATTAGCTAAGCAAGAAGGACTAGATCTAAAGTACGTTAATAAGTTTACTTACAAGGATGATAATGGATTATTTGGTCTTAAAGGTGTTGAATATGATGTTGATCTCTTAATAAAGGACACTAAAGTGTATTTAATAGAGATTAAGTCCTATGTGGAGAAGGACGACGTCAACTGGGCAGCACATAAATTCAATGTGGTAGAAAAGGCTTTAGGTCTAAAGAATACTATCAAAATGATATTTGCAGTTGATGCTACAAATTTAGCAATAAAGAAGGGTGAAGAGTTGGGAATTAAAGTTGTATACGGAAGTCAATCCGAGGAGGAAGAGAAAGGAGAAGTAAAGGTAGGTTAA
- a CDS encoding mandelate racemase/muconate lactonizing enzyme family protein, protein MKVKPFPLSIPFNTEPPSEWKDTWDVQLYVKVEDGEDYGWGEALVAGSGIINAYLSIINDIVVPLLSRVELSEPIDVRTILEKILFSAGNCGVVSGAISAVEMALWGLKARKSNVELYRLIGSKIRDSVKVYASFPRFGRINDVVIATRKSLDRGFDLIKLHQSPLSVLDAVKAIRENYKEVKIAIDLNSPFDDLDVAKEFVDKVHKYEIEWIEEPLWPPNDYDLLSKLTEFSPIPIAAGENEYSLYGFRKLIESGITYLQPDIAKVGGVSKFLEILDLASKYKVRVLPHDRPDASPLSLIYTLNLGLVNSQIEMVEYTIADFPNDLFYSLPKFKGGYISPPENLEVVERNIEKYSYKNRLRILHFSDLENKLRGKIA, encoded by the coding sequence ATGAAAGTTAAACCTTTTCCTTTATCCATTCCCTTTAATACTGAACCTCCCTCTGAATGGAAGGACACGTGGGATGTACAGCTCTACGTTAAAGTGGAAGATGGAGAAGATTACGGTTGGGGGGAGGCATTAGTAGCGGGAAGTGGAATTATAAACGCTTATCTCTCGATTATAAATGATATTGTAGTGCCACTTTTGTCTAGAGTAGAATTAAGCGAACCTATAGATGTTAGGACTATTTTAGAGAAAATTCTTTTTAGTGCTGGAAACTGTGGAGTAGTTTCTGGGGCCATAAGTGCTGTGGAAATGGCATTATGGGGTTTGAAAGCCAGGAAAAGTAATGTAGAATTGTATAGATTAATTGGAAGTAAAATTAGAGATTCAGTAAAAGTATATGCTAGTTTTCCCAGATTTGGTAGAATTAACGATGTTGTGATTGCTACAAGGAAATCTTTGGACAGAGGTTTCGATTTAATTAAACTTCACCAATCTCCTTTAAGTGTTTTAGATGCGGTAAAAGCTATAAGAGAAAATTACAAGGAAGTTAAAATAGCGATTGACCTTAATTCTCCTTTCGATGATCTGGATGTAGCTAAGGAATTCGTAGATAAGGTTCACAAATATGAAATTGAATGGATTGAGGAACCGTTATGGCCTCCTAATGATTATGATCTACTCTCTAAGCTGACTGAATTTTCTCCTATACCTATAGCTGCTGGGGAGAACGAATATTCTTTATATGGTTTTAGGAAATTGATTGAAAGCGGTATAACGTATCTACAACCAGATATTGCTAAGGTTGGAGGGGTGAGTAAATTTCTCGAAATATTAGATCTGGCGTCTAAGTATAAAGTGAGAGTATTGCCTCACGATAGACCAGACGCTTCTCCACTATCCTTAATATATACGTTAAATCTCGGACTAGTAAATAGCCAAATAGAGATGGTGGAATATACCATTGCAGATTTTCCTAATGACCTATTTTATTCCTTACCTAAATTCAAAGGTGGTTATATATCTCCACCAGAAAATCTCGAAGTTGTAGAGAGAAATATAGAAAAATATAGTTACAAAAATAGGCTCAGAATATTACATTTCAGTGATTTGGAGAACAAGTTAAGAGGAAAAATAGCGTAG
- a CDS encoding UxaA family hydrolase — translation MEKPIIKGYIRENGSVGVRNYVAIIPVDDLSNNASLGVSKIIRGTVAIPHPYGRLQFGKDLDLLFHILSGTGANPNVAGAIVIGIEENWANRVADKIAETGKPVEVFSIEGNGDLKVIEKASRKAKEFVQEASEKQRTEVDLSSLVLSIKCGESDTTSGLASNPATGYAVDKLIDYGSTVMFGETSELTGAEDLVASRIQDPVLREKFMRIYKEYVKFIESQGVDLLGSQPTEGNIKGGLSTIEEKALGNIQKLGTKPINCVLDYLDPLGKGSSRLCFVNTSSAAAEAVTLFAAKGSVLHLFTTGQGNVVGHPIIPVVKISANPKTISTMSEHIDVDVSDLLQLKVSLKEAGERIFNYTIRVANGRLTSAEILQHEEFSPIKLYISA, via the coding sequence ATGGAGAAACCAATAATAAAGGGTTATATTAGGGAAAACGGTAGCGTTGGGGTTAGAAATTACGTAGCGATTATACCAGTAGATGACTTATCAAACAATGCTTCATTAGGAGTATCGAAAATAATTAGGGGTACTGTTGCTATTCCTCACCCCTATGGTAGATTGCAATTTGGTAAAGACTTAGATTTACTCTTTCACATACTGTCTGGAACTGGGGCAAATCCAAACGTAGCGGGGGCAATAGTTATTGGAATTGAGGAGAACTGGGCAAATAGAGTAGCTGATAAGATAGCTGAGACTGGAAAGCCAGTAGAGGTATTCTCTATTGAGGGAAATGGAGATTTGAAAGTAATAGAGAAAGCTAGCAGAAAAGCAAAGGAATTCGTTCAAGAAGCTAGTGAGAAGCAGAGGACTGAAGTAGACCTATCATCTTTAGTTTTAAGCATTAAATGTGGGGAAAGCGATACTACATCTGGTTTAGCGTCAAATCCAGCTACTGGTTATGCTGTGGATAAATTGATAGATTATGGTTCAACAGTGATGTTTGGAGAAACGTCAGAGTTGACTGGTGCTGAGGATTTAGTTGCTAGTAGGATACAAGATCCGGTTTTAAGGGAGAAGTTCATGAGGATTTATAAGGAGTACGTTAAATTCATTGAGAGCCAAGGAGTAGATCTACTAGGTTCACAACCTACTGAGGGAAACATTAAAGGAGGATTATCAACTATAGAAGAAAAGGCTTTAGGCAATATTCAAAAGTTAGGTACTAAACCAATTAATTGCGTATTAGACTATTTAGACCCATTAGGGAAAGGTTCTTCTAGGCTATGTTTCGTTAATACTTCATCTGCTGCAGCAGAGGCAGTTACACTATTCGCAGCTAAGGGTTCAGTACTTCACTTGTTTACAACTGGGCAAGGGAATGTAGTTGGGCATCCGATAATTCCCGTAGTGAAAATTTCCGCAAATCCAAAGACTATTTCGACAATGAGTGAGCATATTGACGTTGACGTTTCTGACTTACTTCAATTGAAGGTTAGCTTAAAAGAAGCAGGGGAGAGAATATTCAACTATACGATTAGGGTTGCCAATGGTAGGTTAACTTCAGCTGAGATATTACAGCATGAGGAGTTCTCTCCAATAAAGCTTTACATAAGTGCTTAA
- a CDS encoding UxaA family hydrolase has product MPHYLIHNKEDNVGVAVTDIKAGEEVEGVYIEDMTKGPKIKAISDIPLGHKIALKNLKQGDLVIKYGRPIGSAIKEIKVGEHVHVHNIRSNRWGKWRNQ; this is encoded by the coding sequence ATGCCACATTATCTGATTCATAACAAGGAAGACAACGTTGGAGTTGCCGTAACTGACATTAAAGCTGGGGAGGAAGTGGAAGGAGTTTATATTGAGGACATGACTAAAGGACCTAAAATTAAGGCAATTAGCGATATACCCTTAGGTCATAAGATAGCATTAAAGAATCTTAAGCAGGGTGATCTCGTCATAAAGTATGGTAGACCAATAGGGTCTGCTATAAAGGAAATTAAAGTAGGAGAACACGTACATGTACATAATATAAGATCTAATAGGTGGGGAAAATGGAGAAACCAATAA
- a CDS encoding Ldh family oxidoreductase produces MKKVGVYELRNLIIKILNERDVESCEIIADHLVEAELRGHSSHGVQRLIPLVKGIELGTIRRRLRYEIIRQSGNSMWIDGMRSIGIVLWTKLIEREFTSDPISIIAIKNSSHIGFLGYYTERLARRRLVGIMVGNAEPAVVMPGSSRKVLSTTPISISIPPSIVLDMALSQTSRGKIVEALRRKEKIPLGLAVDENGNLTDDPEKALKGGILPIGGMKGFFLMLVLESLVSFLTGSALGPNVKGVLNTENPPNKGEVLIVINPSFFVGYREEIERLREILGIEFPGEHGLKVKAKKLIEGIAIDEELWNTLQKLSRN; encoded by the coding sequence ATGAAAAAGGTAGGAGTATATGAGTTGAGAAACTTAATTATTAAAATACTTAATGAAAGAGATGTAGAGAGCTGTGAGATAATAGCTGATCACTTAGTTGAAGCAGAACTTAGAGGTCACTCATCTCATGGCGTTCAGAGATTAATTCCCTTAGTTAAGGGAATAGAACTAGGAACGATTAGGAGAAGGTTAAGATATGAAATCATAAGACAAAGCGGAAATAGTATGTGGATAGACGGAATGAGGAGTATAGGTATTGTGTTATGGACTAAACTGATAGAAAGGGAATTTACTAGCGATCCCATCTCAATAATAGCGATTAAAAACTCATCCCACATTGGATTCCTAGGATATTATACTGAAAGATTAGCTAGGAGAAGACTGGTCGGAATAATGGTAGGTAATGCTGAGCCAGCTGTAGTAATGCCCGGGAGTTCAAGGAAAGTGCTATCTACTACTCCGATTTCAATTAGTATTCCACCTTCAATAGTCCTAGATATGGCACTTTCACAAACTTCAAGAGGGAAGATAGTAGAAGCCCTTAGAAGAAAGGAGAAGATCCCATTGGGTTTAGCTGTTGACGAGAATGGGAATCTTACAGACGATCCGGAAAAGGCGTTAAAAGGTGGTATATTACCGATTGGCGGGATGAAGGGATTCTTTCTGATGTTAGTTTTGGAAAGTCTAGTGAGTTTCTTAACTGGTTCAGCGTTAGGACCTAACGTTAAGGGTGTATTAAACACTGAGAATCCCCCAAATAAGGGAGAAGTGTTGATAGTTATTAATCCCTCATTTTTTGTAGGCTATAGAGAAGAAATAGAAAGATTGAGAGAGATTTTAGGAATTGAGTTCCCTGGTGAACACGGGTTAAAGGTTAAGGCTAAAAAGCTTATTGAAGGAATAGCTATTGATGAAGAGTTATGGAATACCTTACAAAAGCTTAGCCGAAATTAG
- a CDS encoding ABC transporter ATP-binding protein: MTIEVDNLQKKFNGKEVLKGVSFTVRKGSITGFIGPNGAGKTTTIKILSGLLRKDGGEVRVFGEDPWDNPKVMGMVSVIFTNLIHPQENTVGEYLRDLGNVYGKKREMVESLIQEFKLTSHISKKLYQLSSGLAQRVQLVAALIKEAELIIADEPTTNLDPSFRMEFYELVKKLNRENGVTFFISSHILSELEKVVTDVVFINDGRISYTGRMNQALANVEEEEIYVMVNETERALKILGGILEGPYIKVKGRLREIVDRLDDNGIEIISIRRSSLDDAFKKFSNI; this comes from the coding sequence ATGACAATCGAAGTTGACAACTTACAGAAGAAGTTTAATGGTAAAGAGGTGCTTAAAGGTGTTAGTTTTACAGTCAGAAAGGGTTCAATTACAGGTTTTATTGGACCAAATGGTGCCGGAAAAACGACTACAATAAAAATACTTTCTGGACTGCTAAGAAAGGATGGAGGAGAAGTTAGGGTGTTTGGAGAAGATCCTTGGGATAACCCAAAAGTTATGGGAATGGTTTCAGTGATTTTTACTAACTTAATTCATCCTCAGGAAAATACGGTAGGAGAATATTTAAGAGATCTAGGAAACGTCTATGGAAAAAAGAGGGAGATGGTTGAATCTCTCATTCAGGAATTTAAGTTAACTTCTCATATCAGTAAGAAACTTTATCAGTTGTCTTCTGGTTTAGCCCAAAGAGTTCAATTAGTTGCCGCTCTTATTAAAGAGGCAGAGTTGATAATAGCTGACGAACCAACTACAAATTTAGATCCTTCCTTTAGAATGGAGTTTTATGAGTTAGTGAAGAAGCTGAATAGGGAAAACGGTGTGACGTTTTTCATTTCATCTCATATTCTTTCAGAACTTGAGAAAGTTGTAACTGATGTAGTATTTATTAACGACGGAAGAATATCATACACTGGCAGGATGAACCAAGCATTAGCTAACGTTGAAGAGGAAGAGATTTACGTAATGGTAAACGAAACTGAAAGAGCTTTAAAAATATTGGGAGGAATATTGGAAGGACCGTATATTAAGGTCAAAGGTAGGCTAAGAGAAATAGTTGATAGGTTAGATGATAATGGAATTGAGATAATAAGCATTAGGAGGTCTTCACTAGATGATGCGTTCAAGAAGTTTTCAAATATTTAG
- the glmS gene encoding glutamine--fructose-6-phosphate transaminase (isomerizing), protein MGGIFGFVCKDPNEVSIITRGLKKLIYRGYDSAGIGYLKDDNLVINKIVGNISKNEINVNDKAKVAIGHTRYASRGWPTLENAHPLTDCNGKIALVMDGILDNYEKIRDDLIAKGHKFVSTTDTEVIPHLLENSKDYLDSSLNVLKRIRGIYSLVFVIVGIDKIFGINSGQPLMIGLTPECKYVSSDLPSLSGIAENAIVMPENTIAVISWNEIKVYNTEGNEVKPEIKRVKYKEEIAEKGGFPHFMLKEIYDVPQALINSYNSLMEKYLSLASMILYGAKNVYVIGNGTSLHAGLISTYYFSEVGLNVNVVSAAEFPYYALENVTTGSVIIAISQSGETSDVIRSVKMAKQRGAVILGVTNSVGSRLALESNVYLPITAGPEMAVPATKTFTSTIVVLKVLSLYTGLHSGRNSRSDINSLKTEIEELAKQLTVSLPEIEKEAEKLATKLDKESLYVSSSGINYPVALEGALKFKEASMIHAEGMQLGELLHGPIVLTNKGYPVILIKPAEAEDLYNKVVKSIKERRDVIITISEDGDIKSVKTTRDLTPISNVIPLQLLAYKLGVRRGLPIDTPPGLVKAVIV, encoded by the coding sequence ATGGGAGGAATTTTCGGTTTTGTATGCAAGGATCCAAATGAAGTTTCAATTATCACTAGGGGGCTAAAGAAATTAATTTATAGGGGATATGACAGTGCTGGTATTGGTTATCTCAAGGATGATAATTTGGTGATAAATAAAATTGTAGGGAATATATCAAAGAATGAGATAAACGTCAATGATAAGGCAAAGGTCGCAATAGGTCACACTAGATATGCAAGTAGAGGTTGGCCAACTTTAGAAAATGCTCACCCACTAACTGATTGTAATGGGAAAATAGCACTTGTAATGGACGGGATTTTGGATAATTACGAGAAAATAAGGGATGATCTGATAGCAAAGGGGCACAAATTCGTCTCTACTACGGATACTGAGGTAATACCACACTTACTTGAGAATTCAAAGGATTACCTAGACTCCTCATTAAACGTTCTGAAAAGGATAAGAGGGATATACTCTCTAGTATTCGTGATCGTGGGCATTGATAAAATATTTGGAATAAATTCTGGCCAACCCTTGATGATAGGTCTCACGCCCGAGTGCAAGTACGTTTCTAGTGATTTACCATCTTTGAGTGGCATTGCAGAAAATGCAATAGTAATGCCAGAGAATACTATTGCAGTGATCTCTTGGAATGAGATTAAGGTGTATAACACTGAAGGTAATGAGGTAAAACCGGAAATTAAGAGGGTTAAATACAAGGAGGAGATAGCGGAAAAGGGTGGATTTCCACATTTTATGTTAAAGGAAATATATGACGTTCCTCAAGCATTGATAAACTCATATAATTCTTTAATGGAAAAGTACCTTTCCTTAGCCTCAATGATATTATATGGTGCCAAAAACGTTTACGTGATAGGTAATGGAACTAGTCTTCACGCTGGACTAATCTCCACTTACTACTTTTCTGAAGTCGGTCTTAACGTTAACGTTGTAAGTGCGGCAGAGTTTCCATATTACGCACTGGAAAACGTAACTACCGGTTCAGTAATTATTGCAATAAGTCAAAGCGGAGAGACGAGCGACGTTATAAGGAGTGTTAAAATGGCTAAGCAGAGAGGGGCTGTAATATTAGGCGTTACCAACTCTGTAGGTTCAAGATTAGCATTAGAATCTAATGTGTATTTGCCAATAACAGCTGGACCAGAAATGGCAGTGCCTGCAACCAAAACTTTTACTTCGACCATTGTAGTATTAAAAGTACTTTCGCTGTATACTGGGCTCCACTCTGGGAGAAATAGCAGGAGTGATATTAATTCATTAAAAACTGAGATTGAGGAATTGGCTAAGCAACTTACTGTAAGTTTACCGGAGATAGAGAAGGAAGCAGAGAAACTGGCTACTAAATTGGATAAGGAAAGCTTATACGTCTCAAGTAGTGGGATAAATTATCCTGTAGCCTTGGAAGGAGCGTTGAAGTTTAAGGAAGCCTCAATGATTCACGCAGAGGGTATGCAGTTAGGTGAACTCTTGCATGGTCCAATAGTTCTCACAAATAAAGGCTATCCCGTAATTTTGATAAAACCCGCAGAGGCTGAGGATTTATACAACAAGGTTGTTAAGTCTATAAAGGAAAGGAGGGATGTTATTATAACCATTTCTGAAGACGGTGATATAAAGAGTGTTAAAACAACTAGGGACTTAACTCCCATAAGCAATGTTATACCTTTACAGCTATTAGCTTATAAACTAGGAGTTAGAAGAGGCTTACCAATAGACACTCCTCCGGGACTAGTAAAGGCTGTCATAGTTTAA